Proteins encoded within one genomic window of Acidimicrobiia bacterium:
- a CDS encoding GNAT family N-acetyltransferase — protein MTPTIRALRADDVVPLAATEARAFFDDPLQEWVFPDASTRLDILRRMFEITIREMSLPLGESYTDDSRSVAALWAPPGRWFVVPEPGSDLETMGSIVGDRMQWMRDCWEAMFGVHPEEPHFYLSGLGTDPPMQGRGYGSAALAPVLARCDAEGIPAYLESTKEKNVRFYEHHGFVVTRTLAIPHDGPRLWAMWRDPRPVERSQPPS, from the coding sequence GTGACGCCGACCATCCGGGCCCTGCGCGCCGACGACGTCGTGCCGCTCGCGGCCACGGAAGCACGCGCGTTCTTCGACGACCCGCTGCAGGAATGGGTGTTCCCCGACGCGTCGACGCGGCTCGACATCCTGCGCCGCATGTTCGAGATCACGATCCGCGAGATGTCGCTGCCGCTCGGCGAGTCGTACACCGACGACAGCCGGTCGGTCGCCGCGCTGTGGGCGCCGCCCGGGCGCTGGTTCGTGGTGCCCGAGCCCGGCTCCGACCTCGAGACGATGGGATCGATCGTCGGTGACCGCATGCAGTGGATGCGCGACTGCTGGGAGGCGATGTTCGGCGTGCATCCCGAGGAGCCGCACTTCTACCTGTCGGGCCTCGGCACCGACCCGCCGATGCAGGGTCGGGGCTACGGGTCGGCCGCGCTCGCGCCGGTGCTCGCGCGCTGCGACGCGGAAGGTATCCCCGCGTACCTCGAGAGCACGAAGGAGAAGAACGTGCGCTTCTACGAGCACCACGGCTTCGTGGTGACGCGCACGCTCGCGATCCCGCACGACGGTCCGAGACTCTGGGCGATGTGGAGAGATCCGCGACCGGTGGAGCGATCGCAACCGCCGAGCTGA